From Dryobates pubescens isolate bDryPub1 chromosome 22, bDryPub1.pri, whole genome shotgun sequence, the proteins below share one genomic window:
- the PPP1CA gene encoding serine/threonine-protein phosphatase PP1-alpha catalytic subunit: MADTEKLNLDSIISRLLEVQGSRPGKNVQLTENEIRGLCLKSREIFLSQPILLELEAPLKICGDIHGQYYDLLRLFEYGGFPPESNYLFLGDYVDRGKQSLETICLLLAYKIKYPENFFLLRGNHECASINRIYGFYDECKRRYNIKLWKTFTDCFNCLPIAAIVDEKIFCCHGGLSPDLQSMEQIRRIMRPTDVPDQGLLCDLLWSDPDKDVQGWGENDRGVSFTFGAEVVAKFLHKHDLDLICRAHQVVEDGYEFFAKRQLVTLFSAPNYCGEFDNAGAMMSVDETLMCSFQILKPADKNKGKYGQFSGLNPAGRPVTPPRNSAKAKK, translated from the exons TGCAAGGCTCGCGGCCGGGCAAGAACGTGCAGCTGACCGAGAACGAGATCCGCGGGCTCTGCCTCAAGTCGAGGGAGATCTTCCTCAGCCAGCCCATCCTCCTGGAGCTGGAAGCTCCCCTCAAGATCTGTG GTGACATCCACGGGCAGTACTACGACTTGCTGAGGCTTTTCGAGTACGGGGGCTTCCCCCCCGAGAGCAACTACCTGTTCCTGGGTGACTACGTGGACAGGGGCAAGCAGTCCCTGGAGACCATCTGCCTCCTGCTGGCCTACAAGATCAAGTACCCtgagaacttcttcctgctgcGGGGCAACCACGAGTGTGCCAGCATCAACCGCATCTACGGCTTCTACGACGAGT GCAAGCGGAGATACAACATCAAGCTCTGGAAGACCTTCACTGACTGCTTCAACTGTTTGCCCATTGCTGCCATCGTGGATGAGAAGATCTTCTGCTGTCATGGAG GGCTGTCCCCCGACCTGCAGTCGATGGAGCAGATCCGGCGGATCATGCGGCCCACGGACGTGCCGgaccaggggctgctgtgcGACCTCCTGTGGTCGGACCCCGACAAGGACGTGCAGGGCTGGGGCGAGAACGACCGCGGCGTCTCCTTCACCTTCGGCGCCGAGGTGGTGGCCAAGTTCCTGCACAAGCACGACCTGGACCTCATCTGCCGGGCGCACCAG gtGGTAGAGGACGGGTACGAGTTCTTCGCCAAGCGCCAGCTGGTCACCCTCTTCTCAGCCCCCAACTACTGCGGGGAGTTCGACAACGCCGGGGCCATGATGAGCGTGGACGAGACCCTGATGTGCTCCTTCCAG atcCTGAAGCCAGCTGACAAGAACAAGGGCAAATATGGGCAGTTCAGTGGGCTGAACCCTGCCGGCCGCCCTGTGACCCCCCCTCGAAACTCTGCCAAAGCCAAGAAAtga
- the RAD9A gene encoding cell cycle checkpoint control protein RAD9A: MKGVIIGGNVKVLGRAVHSLSRIGDELYLEPTDCGLSLRSVNSSRSAFASFLFAPLFFQLYQLPEPQPFRCKVLMKSFLGVFRSLPSLEKTVGKCLILLKPSANRLVLQLHCKYGVTKTHNLAFQECERLQAVFDIQQCASSLCAPARVLAEAVVHFPQTLAEVTLGAGPGGKISLQNYVEDEMELKKTMVTELWLAEDEFQRVAVTPGSSITFCLKEFRGLLTFAEASNLPLTIHYDVPGRPVIFTLEDAVLEVHLVLATLLDPKSDSQPPMANGNVSSLPHPSDDLPDDLESYMVAMEAEEEPEVPPSPTFPLHTPCPAQSDPEEEEEEEEEEEGAVPGTPPHKKFRSLFFGSVLTPGEQILAPTQEVLAEDSDNDS; encoded by the exons ATGAAGGGCGTCATCATCGGGGGCAACGTCAAAG ttCTCGGCCGTGCTGTGCACTCCCTGTCCCGCATTGGGGACGAGCTCTACCTGGAGCCCACCGATTGCGGG CTGTCCCTCCGCTCCGTCAACTCCTCGCGCTCAGCCTTCGCCTCCTTCCTCTTCGCGCCCCTCTTCTTCCAGCTGTACCAGCTGCCTGAGCCCCAACCCTTCCGATGCAAAGTTCTCATGAAG TCCTTCCTGGGTGTCTTCCGCTCGCTGCCTTCCCTGGAGAAGACGGTGGGGAAATGTCTGATCCTGCTCAAGCCCAGCGCCAACCGCCTGgtcctgcagctccactgcaAGTATG GTGTCACCAAGACTCACAACCTGGCTTTCCAGGAGTGCGAGCGGCTCCAGGCTGTCTTCGacatccagcagtgtgccagcagcctctgtgccccAGCACG ggtgctggcagaggcCGTGGTTCACTTCCCCCAGACTCTGGCTGAAGTGACGCTgggggctggccctgggggcaAGATCAGCCTCCAAAACTACGTGGAGGATGAGATGG AGCTGAAGAAGACAATGGTGacagagctgtggctggcagaggaCGAGTTCCAGAGGGTGGCAGTGACCCCAGGCTCCTCCATCACCTTCTGCCTTAAGGAGTTCCgg GGGCTGCTGACCTTCGCTGAGGCCTCCAACCTGCCCCTCACCATCCACTACGATGTGCCCGGCAG GCCGGTGATCTTCACCCTGGAAGATGCTGTCCTGGAGGTCCacctggtgctggccaccctctTGGACCCCAAAAGTGACTCGCAGCCCCCCATGGCTAATGG CAACGTCTCCAGTCTGCCCCACCCTTCTGATGACCTCCCTGATGACCTCGAGTCCTACATGGTTGCCATGGAAGCTGAGGAGGAGCCCgaggtgccccccagccccaccttccCCCTACACACCCCATGTCCAGCCCAAAGCGaccctgaggaggaggaagaggaagaagaggaggaggagggagcggTGCCAGGCACCCCCCCTCACAAAAAG TTTCGGTCGTTGTTTTTCGGCTCGGTGCTGACGCCAGGGGAGCAGATCCTGGCCCCcacccaggaggtgctggcagaGGACAGTGACAACGACTCCTGa